One Bifidobacterium crudilactis genomic region harbors:
- the groES gene encoding co-chaperone GroES — MSISLTPLEDKIVIKQAAAETTTASGLVIPDTAKEKPQQGEVLAVGPGRRDDKGERVPVDVKEGDKVLYSKYGGTEVRYQGEDYLIVSARDVLAVLN, encoded by the coding sequence GTGTCGATCTCACTCACACCGTTGGAAGACAAGATTGTCATCAAGCAGGCAGCTGCCGAGACCACGACCGCTTCAGGTCTGGTCATCCCCGACACCGCCAAGGAAAAGCCGCAGCAGGGCGAAGTGCTTGCCGTGGGGCCTGGACGTCGCGACGATAAGGGCGAGCGCGTTCCCGTCGATGTCAAGGAAGGCGACAAGGTGCTGTACTCCAAGTACGGCGGCACCGAAGTTCGCTATCAGGGCGAGGATTACCTGATCGTCTCTGCACGCGACGTTCTGGCCGTGCTGAACTAG
- a CDS encoding AAA family ATPase encodes MSGHPMRALRGIDMETGHLANRLVNALDTVLSCPQAVIELAVTTICAGGHLLLEDVPGVGKTTMAKALAKAISGDANRIQFTPDMLPSDLTGVSIFDQRSQEFVFREGPLFANVVIADEVNRANPKTQSAMLEAMGEGNVSVDGNTYTLPEPFIVIATQNPVELEGTYPLPEAQLDRFTACTSMGYPPADVESRAIARVSGEDPLNGLEAVCALEDVRELRARSARVFVAPEIADYIVAILNRTRHDDEIVLGASPRAGFALASMAKARALVHDRDYVTPDDVVALAQPVLAHRLIVKDSRGSSALERRRGIVDRVLSQLAIPSAARERDGHAKPFSLFRR; translated from the coding sequence ATGTCGGGGCATCCGATGCGTGCATTGCGGGGGATTGATATGGAAACAGGCCATCTGGCGAACCGTCTGGTCAACGCGCTTGACACTGTGCTGTCCTGCCCGCAGGCGGTTATCGAGCTTGCCGTGACCACAATCTGTGCGGGTGGGCATCTGCTTCTGGAGGATGTGCCGGGAGTGGGCAAGACCACCATGGCCAAGGCTCTTGCCAAAGCCATATCCGGTGATGCCAATCGCATACAGTTCACGCCGGATATGCTACCGAGCGATCTGACCGGCGTGAGTATTTTCGACCAGCGTTCACAGGAGTTCGTGTTCCGTGAAGGGCCGCTGTTCGCCAACGTCGTCATTGCGGACGAGGTGAATCGTGCGAATCCCAAAACGCAGTCGGCCATGCTTGAAGCCATGGGCGAAGGCAATGTGAGCGTGGACGGGAACACCTACACCTTGCCCGAGCCCTTCATCGTCATAGCGACTCAGAACCCTGTCGAGCTCGAGGGCACATATCCCCTTCCCGAGGCTCAGTTGGATCGTTTCACCGCCTGCACGAGCATGGGGTATCCGCCGGCTGACGTCGAAAGCCGTGCGATAGCGAGAGTCTCGGGGGAGGACCCGCTGAATGGTCTCGAAGCCGTTTGCGCTCTGGAGGATGTGCGCGAACTGAGAGCCCGGTCCGCGAGGGTATTTGTCGCTCCGGAGATTGCCGACTACATCGTGGCAATACTGAACCGTACCAGGCACGATGATGAGATTGTCCTCGGAGCCTCGCCGCGAGCGGGCTTCGCGTTGGCTTCCATGGCGAAGGCGCGAGCACTGGTGCATGACCGCGATTATGTGACTCCTGACGATGTGGTGGCCTTGGCTCAGCCCGTGCTTGCACATCGGCTGATTGTCAAGGATTCTCGAGGGTCTTCAGCGCTCGAACGCCGCAGAGGAATCGTGGACAGGGTGCTTTCACAGCTCGCGATACCCAGTGCGGCGCGTGAACGCGATGGGCATGCGAAGCCGTTCTCCCTGTTCAGGAGGTGA
- a CDS encoding transglutaminaseTgpA domain-containing protein: protein MSRRFGRRRQMFRPTLAAAVLSIVAVACMVFGLSFDDRVLLAASTAMIFALLLSGVLTMVQWLIFAPSLVSTLDDFNPRFRLDVRRGGLLRRLLLPRDMPLAEQWVRLDHRGRVVARFHATLPRTRGLFRLESLMVTWSDPFGLWKARRNIARSGDEMVLLPDVGYAADKTTKLPSALAAGDHQSMSGVRNYEYGDSPRMIAWKYTAHRGELMTRESMQEQSADTLWLLDPADADLESCVIELLAHLHSSMPRSDAMMYSDGTGIYRETMPILRQLAAVHHPRSADVEAPVPWASLPDVIRAFRDNTIPHPVISMVSTSPEDDVATMMASSGQRSGYRILHPVSAPDAEVIALPDMDDEGYAPALVGGRSAEQGSKHSGDMKAAPSSGDLSDNRPPSERRPSERGFDVVKTLTTIACLGVLAWVTIRTMGGVFDGQEAWWPYFLSGGFAVIAIDVGRCMRRQAQSLVRAFVCCAAVMLLALLTVMIRVHQVRGYWLFIPHTQQVTVGAGEVAEDWEPVTTTLWDVMVRGFSHVYAQYPPVDVNAEADALIIVAAAVLMVLMRIMLVQFRCAPAVALMTVVLMATTYQVTGEATQTTSIALVILAGVILLWSTSAIRIAFPAPMLLSAVVAALSIAVLAPMLVVAQAVSIPIVPSAGLFSSGTINPMVDLKRGLQEGSNATALTYRAPAAVYTRLSTLDRFDGDTWSFGAPVSVDMNRSSSYGGDFTQVGDGYLLGGGDDADILWVTPLMKYLVANDPNDASQRFIRSSQDSSRYVLDATITINALRTRYLPVSGEVLLYSGDARDGNWHRNVDGAYRSDEESTWSGMRYRVQSLYIKPVGNITDFGRIDELQQTIAKRKVWLATNADSLDGSSGSSESLATMDPRIGDDTGTGRRLSSIYGTLPTALPSSVRSVISQARSQGVPTDGADAASQLAAMKYLVDYFKQPDFVYSLNEPDGNGRDNMTMVGEFLRSKSGYCVHYASALAVLGRGMGLSTRMVLGYTPGQSVGDGTYAVAEKQLHAWVETYIDGIGWVPFDVTPAASDDSGTADSTTDASSSNQSSPAQSQTPIPSTSSSSAAPSVSESGDSNTSSASSDDSASSSQGNRDLSPLFTSLGIAVAVMLSGLLLATPALLRCRRRRRRYRLLDAALGSDWGTQSGTGASDETAAGISTPEGGHGDDIVVTRVWSALWLEIVDTAIDAGLDFPDTLSDIAFARELSDLFDADETEGAKHARLLLAIAGGAVQGTFSTGRGASDEGGGAKQPSYDEHAASAISVDCSSVSQTSVSHTSAPLPSREDVEVLLGRITSRLLHRHWWATTGFFRIRAWLLPKSLFR from the coding sequence ATGTCGCGGCGGTTTGGCCGACGACGGCAGATGTTCCGCCCCACGTTGGCCGCTGCGGTGCTGTCGATCGTCGCCGTCGCCTGCATGGTTTTCGGATTGTCCTTCGACGATAGGGTGTTGCTGGCGGCGTCCACAGCCATGATATTCGCGTTGTTGCTGTCCGGTGTGCTCACCATGGTGCAGTGGCTGATATTCGCACCCTCTTTGGTGAGTACTCTCGATGATTTCAATCCACGGTTCCGCCTGGATGTTCGACGGGGTGGACTGCTGCGGCGTCTGCTGCTGCCTCGCGACATGCCACTTGCGGAGCAGTGGGTGCGGCTCGACCATCGGGGGAGGGTCGTCGCACGCTTCCATGCGACCTTGCCCCGAACGCGAGGACTGTTCCGCCTGGAATCGTTGATGGTCACATGGAGCGACCCCTTCGGCCTGTGGAAGGCGCGCAGGAACATCGCCCGCAGTGGAGACGAGATGGTGCTGCTTCCCGATGTGGGGTATGCGGCCGACAAAACGACCAAGCTTCCTTCGGCTCTTGCAGCGGGGGACCATCAGAGCATGAGCGGAGTGAGGAATTACGAATACGGTGATTCCCCACGGATGATTGCATGGAAATACACGGCACATCGTGGTGAGCTGATGACCAGGGAAAGCATGCAGGAGCAATCGGCCGACACCCTATGGCTTCTGGACCCGGCGGATGCTGACCTGGAATCCTGCGTTATCGAGCTGCTCGCTCATCTGCACTCATCCATGCCGCGTTCCGATGCCATGATGTATTCGGACGGTACCGGCATCTATCGCGAAACGATGCCGATATTGCGCCAGTTGGCGGCTGTGCACCATCCTCGGTCCGCTGATGTTGAGGCTCCGGTGCCTTGGGCATCGTTGCCGGACGTCATCCGAGCCTTCAGAGACAATACGATTCCCCATCCCGTGATAAGCATGGTGAGCACGAGCCCGGAGGACGATGTCGCCACGATGATGGCGTCCTCGGGCCAACGCAGTGGTTATCGGATACTGCACCCCGTAAGCGCACCCGATGCCGAGGTGATTGCGCTGCCGGACATGGACGACGAGGGGTATGCTCCCGCTCTGGTCGGCGGGCGTTCCGCAGAACAAGGTTCCAAACATTCGGGCGATATGAAGGCGGCCCCTTCTTCCGGGGACCTCAGCGATAACCGTCCTCCGTCGGAACGGAGACCGTCGGAACGGGGATTCGACGTCGTCAAGACCTTGACGACCATAGCCTGCCTCGGGGTGCTCGCCTGGGTGACCATCCGAACGATGGGTGGTGTATTCGACGGGCAGGAGGCGTGGTGGCCGTACTTCCTGTCGGGCGGATTCGCTGTTATCGCGATTGACGTGGGACGGTGCATGCGCAGACAGGCGCAATCTCTGGTGAGGGCCTTCGTCTGCTGCGCGGCGGTCATGCTTCTGGCTCTGCTTACGGTGATGATTCGTGTTCACCAGGTCAGGGGTTACTGGCTGTTCATCCCCCACACCCAGCAGGTGACCGTCGGCGCGGGGGAAGTGGCAGAGGATTGGGAGCCGGTGACCACCACGCTCTGGGATGTCATGGTCAGAGGATTCTCGCATGTATATGCCCAGTATCCTCCGGTGGATGTGAATGCCGAGGCGGATGCGCTGATCATCGTGGCGGCGGCGGTCCTTATGGTGCTGATGCGCATCATGCTGGTGCAGTTTCGTTGCGCGCCGGCCGTGGCGCTGATGACCGTCGTGCTGATGGCGACAACGTATCAGGTCACGGGGGAGGCGACGCAGACGACCTCGATAGCTCTGGTGATACTTGCCGGAGTGATACTGCTGTGGAGCACGTCGGCCATTCGCATCGCCTTCCCTGCCCCGATGCTGCTTTCCGCTGTCGTGGCGGCACTGAGCATCGCCGTGCTGGCTCCGATGCTGGTCGTGGCGCAGGCGGTGTCCATCCCCATCGTGCCCAGTGCAGGACTCTTCTCGAGTGGAACAATCAATCCGATGGTCGATCTCAAGCGAGGTCTTCAGGAAGGCTCCAACGCCACGGCGCTGACCTACCGGGCTCCTGCGGCGGTATATACGCGCCTGTCGACACTGGACAGATTCGACGGTGATACATGGTCCTTCGGTGCGCCAGTATCCGTAGACATGAACCGTTCCTCATCCTATGGCGGTGATTTCACTCAGGTCGGTGACGGGTATCTCCTTGGAGGCGGTGACGATGCCGACATCCTGTGGGTCACACCGCTGATGAAATATCTCGTCGCCAACGATCCGAATGACGCATCCCAACGATTCATCCGCTCGTCGCAGGATTCCAGCCGGTATGTCCTTGACGCCACAATCACCATCAATGCTCTGAGGACCCGCTACCTTCCCGTAAGCGGCGAAGTGCTCCTGTATTCCGGAGACGCCCGTGACGGCAACTGGCACAGGAATGTGGATGGCGCATACCGCAGCGACGAGGAAAGCACATGGTCGGGTATGCGATATCGTGTGCAGAGCCTATACATCAAGCCGGTCGGCAATATCACGGATTTCGGCAGAATAGACGAGTTGCAGCAGACCATCGCCAAGCGGAAGGTATGGTTGGCTACCAATGCCGATTCGCTCGACGGTTCCTCCGGCAGCAGCGAATCCTTGGCCACAATGGACCCGCGTATCGGCGACGACACGGGAACGGGCAGGCGGTTGAGCTCCATATACGGCACGCTGCCCACGGCATTGCCCAGCAGTGTGCGGTCGGTTATCAGCCAGGCCAGAAGTCAGGGGGTTCCTACAGACGGAGCCGATGCGGCAAGCCAGCTGGCCGCCATGAAATATCTGGTCGACTATTTCAAACAACCTGATTTCGTCTACTCCTTGAATGAGCCCGATGGCAATGGCCGAGACAATATGACGATGGTGGGGGAGTTCCTACGCAGCAAATCCGGGTATTGCGTGCATTATGCCTCCGCGCTCGCCGTGCTCGGCAGGGGCATGGGGCTGTCGACGCGAATGGTGCTCGGCTACACGCCGGGGCAAAGCGTCGGCGACGGCACCTACGCCGTAGCTGAAAAACAGCTGCACGCATGGGTCGAGACCTATATCGACGGCATCGGCTGGGTGCCCTTCGATGTCACACCGGCCGCATCCGATGACTCCGGCACAGCCGATTCCACGACGGATGCATCCTCGTCGAATCAGAGTTCGCCCGCGCAGAGTCAGACCCCGATTCCTTCGACCTCAAGTTCTTCTGCCGCTCCGAGCGTGTCGGAAAGTGGGGATTCGAACACCTCGTCCGCTTCGAGCGACGACTCGGCATCATCCTCGCAAGGCAATCGGGACCTGAGCCCGCTGTTCACATCCCTGGGCATCGCCGTTGCCGTGATGTTGTCAGGGCTGTTGCTTGCGACTCCGGCCTTGTTGCGGTGCCGCAGAAGACGACGACGGTATCGTCTGCTGGACGCCGCCTTGGGGTCCGATTGGGGAACGCAATCCGGCACCGGTGCGTCGGATGAGACCGCTGCTGGTATCAGCACACCCGAGGGTGGTCATGGGGACGATATCGTGGTTACGCGGGTCTGGTCGGCTCTCTGGCTGGAGATTGTGGATACGGCCATCGACGCGGGCTTGGACTTCCCCGATACTCTCAGCGATATCGCCTTCGCGCGGGAACTGTCCGATTTGTTCGATGCCGATGAAACAGAGGGTGCCAAACACGCGCGACTCCTGCTCGCAATAGCAGGTGGGGCGGTGCAGGGCACCTTCTCGACAGGAAGAGGAGCGTCGGATGAAGGCGGCGGAGCAAAGCAGCCCTCCTACGATGAACACGCCGCCAGCGCTATCTCGGTCGACTGCTCTTCGGTCTCCCAAACTTCGGTCTCCCATACCTCGGCCCCGTTGCCGTCGCGCGAGGATGTCGAGGTGCTGCTGGGGAGAATCACCTCCCGGCTGCTTCACCGGCATTGGTGGGCAACGACCGGCTTCTTCCGAATACGCGCGTGGCTGCTGCCGAAATCGTTGTTCCGTTGA
- a CDS encoding trans-sulfuration enzyme family protein, which translates to MASSFTHQGITRDHHELGFSTRSIHLGNGTDAETGAIRRPITLANAYSLPDDPSDINWSSSDTNLYTRNGHPNQRYLEAKIANLEGSEDAVVLASGVAALSATFTTVLNRGDHAIFSDTTYIAAYRLLEQILPEKYGIETSIVDSSDPGNVAAQIRPNTRLIHIETPANPTLKVSDIAAIAKLTHQADHEILLSVDNTFNTPFNVRPLDLGADIVIESLTKYINGHGDALGGSIATRKELTEQIRFTAQVNYGGIISPFNAWLINRGSVTLPLRMRQHNASAQAIAEHLQAHPAVRFVAYPGLPSHPHHQVAASQLSRPDSGFGGVLSFGLHTDHAGHNRFVSKLNIVTSAVSLGHDESLIVFLGEDDERQYLYPEVFHQGFLRFAVGLEDTDDLINDLDQAIENADI; encoded by the coding sequence ATGGCTTCATCCTTCACACATCAGGGCATCACCCGCGACCATCATGAACTCGGTTTCTCAACGCGTTCCATCCATCTGGGGAATGGTACGGATGCGGAAACCGGTGCCATCCGCCGTCCCATCACCTTGGCCAATGCCTACTCGCTGCCGGATGACCCCTCCGACATCAATTGGTCGAGTTCAGACACCAACCTGTACACGCGCAATGGTCATCCGAACCAACGCTATCTCGAAGCGAAAATCGCGAATCTCGAAGGCAGCGAGGATGCGGTGGTCCTCGCTTCCGGCGTGGCGGCGCTGTCGGCGACATTCACCACCGTGCTCAACCGCGGAGACCACGCCATTTTCTCCGACACCACCTATATCGCCGCCTATCGGCTACTGGAACAGATACTCCCCGAGAAATACGGCATCGAGACCAGCATCGTCGACAGCTCCGACCCGGGGAACGTCGCGGCGCAGATTCGTCCCAACACCCGCCTCATCCATATCGAGACGCCCGCGAACCCGACACTGAAGGTTTCGGATATCGCCGCCATCGCCAAACTGACGCATCAGGCCGACCACGAGATTCTGCTCAGCGTGGACAACACCTTCAACACCCCTTTCAACGTTCGGCCGCTTGACCTTGGCGCCGATATCGTCATCGAAAGCCTGACGAAATACATCAACGGCCACGGTGATGCCCTCGGCGGTTCGATTGCTACGCGCAAGGAGCTCACGGAGCAGATACGCTTCACCGCGCAAGTGAATTACGGTGGAATCATCAGCCCCTTCAATGCCTGGCTCATCAATCGCGGTTCCGTGACCCTGCCGCTGAGAATGAGACAGCACAATGCCTCGGCACAGGCCATAGCCGAGCATCTGCAAGCCCACCCGGCCGTGCGCTTCGTCGCATACCCCGGTCTGCCCTCGCACCCGCATCATCAGGTGGCCGCCTCTCAGCTTTCCAGACCGGATTCCGGCTTCGGAGGCGTGCTGAGTTTCGGCCTTCATACCGACCATGCCGGGCATAACCGTTTCGTGAGCAAACTCAATATCGTGACTTCGGCGGTTTCGCTGGGTCATGACGAGAGTCTCATCGTGTTTCTCGGCGAGGACGACGAACGGCAGTATCTGTATCCGGAGGTCTTTCACCAGGGTTTCCTGAGATTCGCGGTCGGTCTGGAAGACACGGATGACCTCATCAACGATCTCGACCAGGCCATCGAGAATGCGGATATCTGA
- a CDS encoding histidinol-phosphate transaminase has protein sequence MVFRHRQVIDTLPSYKQGKPAPQVEGRRSFKISSNENPYAPLPSVRQAIADQALARINRYPDMRGWAVVERLAAETGVRPENIQLGCGSTEVITQLVNLVAGKGDEVVYPWRSFEAYPIIVTTAGAESVQVPLTPEGAHDIDAMIAAVNDRTRLVIVNNPNNPTSTSVSDADVRRLLAAVPQDVLVLIDEAYVQFNTDPDTCVGMDLFREFPNVVVAQTFSKAYGLAGLRIGYAIGPEDVIDGMRKVALPFGVSAAAQVAAVASLDAYDELSERVDALIAERARVIETLRGQGWRIPVPNANFFWLQLGERTDVIAGYFEKAGLSVRVFSGEGIRITIGEHEANDLVIAVCAQVFALTHSKALVD, from the coding sequence ATGGTTTTCAGACATCGTCAGGTCATCGATACGCTTCCGTCATACAAGCAGGGCAAGCCTGCGCCGCAGGTGGAAGGGCGCAGGAGCTTCAAGATTTCAAGCAACGAGAATCCATATGCTCCTTTGCCGAGTGTTCGCCAGGCCATAGCCGACCAGGCCCTGGCTCGCATCAACCGATACCCTGATATGCGGGGGTGGGCTGTCGTGGAGCGTCTGGCCGCGGAAACCGGAGTCCGCCCGGAGAACATCCAACTCGGATGCGGTTCCACGGAAGTCATTACCCAGCTGGTGAATCTCGTGGCAGGCAAAGGCGATGAAGTCGTATACCCATGGCGAAGCTTTGAGGCATACCCCATAATCGTGACCACCGCCGGAGCCGAAAGCGTGCAGGTTCCACTGACGCCGGAAGGCGCCCACGACATTGATGCGATGATCGCGGCCGTCAATGACCGGACCCGTTTGGTGATTGTGAACAACCCCAACAATCCCACGTCGACTTCGGTCAGTGATGCCGATGTGCGCAGACTGCTTGCGGCGGTACCGCAAGATGTGCTGGTGCTGATTGACGAGGCGTATGTCCAGTTCAACACCGACCCGGATACATGCGTGGGTATGGATTTGTTCAGGGAGTTTCCGAATGTGGTCGTGGCGCAGACTTTCTCCAAGGCCTACGGATTGGCCGGTCTGCGTATAGGGTATGCCATCGGGCCAGAGGATGTCATTGACGGAATGCGCAAAGTCGCTCTGCCTTTCGGAGTGTCTGCGGCGGCTCAGGTTGCCGCGGTGGCGAGCCTGGATGCGTACGACGAGCTGTCGGAACGCGTGGATGCCCTTATCGCCGAGCGTGCCCGTGTCATCGAAACGTTACGCGGGCAGGGCTGGAGAATTCCCGTTCCGAACGCGAATTTCTTCTGGCTGCAGTTGGGGGAACGGACCGACGTCATCGCCGGATACTTCGAGAAGGCCGGACTGTCGGTTCGGGTGTTCTCCGGTGAAGGTATCCGCATCACTATCGGCGAACACGAGGCCAATGACCTGGTCATCGCCGTTTGCGCGCAGGTGTTTGCTCTCACACATTCCAAAGCGCTCGTCGACTGA
- the nrdI gene encoding class Ib ribonucleoside-diphosphate reductase assembly flavoprotein NrdI, with product MSEVAAAQLQESVPEHVAEGEKIGAIVYFSSASENTARFVANCHLQDEGINVYRIPLRRSQGDLHVSEPYVLMVPTYGGGNAKKAVPVQVRKFLNDPDNRAGIRGVVASGNTNFGDAFCAAGDIVARKCKVPFLYYFELMGTKEDETKVRNGMRDFFLNHRD from the coding sequence ATGAGTGAGGTCGCCGCCGCGCAGTTGCAGGAGAGCGTTCCTGAACATGTGGCAGAGGGCGAGAAGATCGGCGCCATCGTGTACTTCTCGTCAGCATCGGAGAACACGGCGAGGTTCGTTGCCAACTGTCATCTGCAGGACGAGGGCATCAATGTCTATCGCATACCGCTGAGGCGTTCGCAGGGCGACCTGCATGTGAGCGAGCCGTATGTGCTGATGGTGCCGACCTATGGTGGCGGGAACGCCAAGAAGGCGGTGCCTGTTCAGGTCAGGAAATTCCTGAACGACCCGGACAATCGCGCGGGGATACGCGGAGTGGTCGCGTCAGGAAACACGAACTTCGGAGACGCCTTCTGCGCTGCTGGGGATATCGTGGCTCGCAAATGCAAGGTGCCTTTCCTGTACTACTTCGAGTTGATGGGCACGAAGGAGGATGAGACGAAGGTAAGAAACGGCATGCGCGATTTCTTCCTGAATCATCGCGACTAG
- the nrdE gene encoding class 1b ribonucleoside-diphosphate reductase subunit alpha encodes MTAIDNTALSLDNTGEETYDSAHDYHSLNAMLNLYDENGRIQFDKDQAAEREYVHGHVQQHTKSFASTAERIAFLVDNQYYNPKVFGEYSAEFLDRIYAHAQSLDFEFDTFLGAFKFYSSYALKTFDGKQYLEDFPQRSVAVALELAAGDEDMAIKYADEIISGSFQPATPTFLNLGKAQRGEPVSCFLVRLEDNMESISRGINAALQLSKRGGGVALLLSNLRELGAPIKHIENQSSGVIPVMKLLEDSFSYANQLGARQGAGAVYISAHHPDVMRFLDTKRENADEKIRIKSLSLGVVIPDITFELAKQRKPMALFSPYDVERVYGKPFSDIPISENYDAMVADDRIRKSYIDAREFFMTIAEIQFESGYPYILFEDTVNKANPIDGRITMSNLCSEILQVQEPSKYNEDLTYSHVGRDISCNLGSLNIAKAVDNGLADTVETAIRALTSVAEHTSIDAVPSIRRGNDEGHAIGLGQMNLHGFLAREGIHYGSPEGLDFTDMYFMTVAFHAYKASHSLAVEKGTAFKSFPASDYAKPAGQGNYFDKYTDGRRSLEPKTERVRELFAEKGIEIPSVQDWEELRDQILKDGIYNQNLQAVPPTGSISYINHSTSSIHPIASKIEIRKEGKLGRVYYPAPYMTNENLEYFEDAYEIGWQKIVDTYAEATQHVDQGLSLTLFFPSTATTRDLNKAQIYAWRKGIKTLYYIRIRQQALEGTEVEGCVSCML; translated from the coding sequence ATGACTGCAATCGACAACACGGCTTTGAGCCTTGATAACACGGGGGAGGAGACCTACGATTCCGCCCATGATTATCATTCCTTGAACGCCATGCTCAATCTTTACGACGAGAATGGTCGCATTCAGTTCGACAAGGATCAGGCCGCCGAGCGCGAATATGTGCACGGTCATGTGCAGCAGCATACGAAGTCCTTCGCCTCGACCGCAGAACGCATCGCGTTCCTTGTGGACAACCAGTATTACAATCCCAAGGTTTTCGGCGAGTATTCGGCGGAGTTCCTCGATAGAATCTACGCCCACGCTCAGTCGCTGGACTTTGAGTTCGACACCTTCCTCGGTGCTTTCAAGTTCTATTCCTCGTATGCGCTCAAGACCTTCGACGGCAAGCAGTATCTCGAGGATTTCCCTCAGCGCAGCGTCGCGGTCGCTCTTGAGCTGGCCGCCGGTGATGAGGATATGGCCATCAAATACGCCGACGAGATCATCTCCGGCAGCTTCCAGCCCGCGACACCGACCTTCCTGAATCTCGGGAAGGCACAGCGCGGCGAGCCCGTGAGCTGCTTCCTGGTGAGGCTCGAAGACAATATGGAGTCCATCTCGCGCGGCATCAACGCGGCACTCCAGCTTTCCAAGCGTGGCGGCGGCGTGGCCTTGCTGCTCAGCAACCTTCGCGAGCTGGGCGCCCCTATCAAGCACATCGAAAACCAGTCCTCCGGTGTGATCCCCGTGATGAAGCTGCTCGAGGATTCCTTCTCTTACGCCAATCAGCTCGGAGCCAGGCAGGGTGCTGGCGCGGTCTATATCTCCGCCCATCACCCCGATGTGATGCGTTTTCTGGATACCAAGCGTGAGAACGCCGACGAGAAGATTCGCATCAAGTCGCTTTCCCTGGGCGTGGTCATTCCCGACATCACCTTCGAGCTCGCCAAGCAGCGCAAGCCCATGGCGCTGTTCAGCCCGTACGATGTCGAGCGCGTGTATGGCAAGCCCTTCTCGGACATCCCGATTTCCGAGAACTATGACGCGATGGTGGCCGACGACCGCATCCGCAAGAGCTACATCGACGCCCGAGAATTCTTCATGACCATCGCGGAGATTCAGTTCGAATCCGGCTATCCGTACATTCTCTTCGAAGACACGGTGAACAAGGCCAACCCGATTGACGGACGCATCACGATGAGCAACCTGTGCTCAGAGATTCTGCAGGTGCAGGAACCGAGCAAGTACAACGAGGATTTGACGTATTCCCATGTCGGGCGGGATATCTCCTGTAACCTTGGGTCGCTGAACATCGCCAAAGCCGTCGACAACGGTCTGGCAGACACCGTGGAGACCGCCATACGAGCCTTGACCTCCGTTGCGGAGCATACCAGCATCGATGCCGTTCCTTCCATCCGCCGCGGCAATGACGAAGGCCATGCAATCGGTCTGGGACAGATGAATCTTCATGGTTTCCTCGCTCGCGAGGGGATTCACTACGGTTCGCCGGAAGGCCTTGACTTCACCGATATGTACTTCATGACGGTCGCCTTCCATGCGTACAAGGCATCCCACAGCCTCGCCGTGGAGAAGGGAACGGCGTTCAAGAGCTTCCCGGCTTCGGATTACGCAAAGCCTGCCGGACAGGGCAACTACTTCGACAAGTACACTGACGGGCGTCGTTCGCTTGAACCGAAGACCGAGCGTGTTCGTGAGCTCTTCGCCGAGAAGGGCATCGAGATTCCGAGCGTGCAGGATTGGGAGGAATTGCGAGACCAGATCCTCAAGGACGGCATCTACAATCAGAATCTTCAGGCCGTGCCGCCGACGGGTTCGATAAGCTACATCAACCACTCCACAAGCTCGATTCATCCGATTGCCTCCAAGATTGAGATTCGTAAGGAAGGCAAGTTGGGGCGGGTGTATTACCCGGCGCCGTACATGACCAACGAGAACCTCGAATACTTCGAGGACGCTTACGAAATCGGCTGGCAGAAAATTGTCGACACCTACGCCGAGGCGACGCAGCATGTGGATCAGGGTTTGTCCCTGACCTTGTTCTTCCCGTCCACTGCAACGACCCGTGACCTGAACAAGGCCCAGATCTACGCATGGCGCAAGGGCATCAAAACCCTCTACTACATCCGCATCCGCCAGCAGGCTCTCGAAGGCACCGAAGTAGAAGGCTGCGTAAGCTGCATGCTGTAG